A genome region from Nocardia sp. NBC_01730 includes the following:
- a CDS encoding cation:dicarboxylate symporter family transporter — protein sequence MSDPITTRHDRTHWLYFAVILAVVGGVLVGWLAPDVGQSFAPLGTIFVNLIKMMIAPVIFCTIVLGIGSVRAAATVGKVGGLAIGYFLIMSTIALGIGIVVGNLLQPGTGLNVTKSVKAGHDLANTAHSAGGTWEFIQGIVPTTLLSSLTAGNVLQALFVALLVGFAVQAMGKTGEPVLRAVAIIQKLVFRILAMILWLAPIGAFGAIANVVGKTGLDAVVKLATLMAAFYLTCLVFVFGVLGVLLWAVSRVSILKLVRYLAREYLLIVATSSSESALPRLIAKMDHMGVERTTVGVVVPTGYSFNLDGTAIYLTMASIFIADAMGKPLALAEQVGLLLFMIIASKGAAGVTGAGLATLAGGLQSHRPELLDGVGLIVGIDRFMSEARALTNFSGNAVATVLIGTWTKTINVDRVKDVLDRKLPFDERTMVDDDHGTPPPPRQPETKNLVTA from the coding sequence ATGAGCGACCCCATTACAACGCGGCACGACCGCACCCATTGGCTATATTTCGCCGTCATCCTGGCGGTGGTCGGGGGCGTCCTCGTCGGCTGGCTGGCGCCCGATGTCGGGCAGTCGTTCGCCCCGCTGGGAACCATCTTCGTCAACCTGATCAAGATGATGATCGCACCCGTCATCTTCTGCACCATCGTGCTCGGCATCGGCTCGGTGCGCGCGGCCGCCACCGTCGGCAAGGTCGGCGGTCTGGCCATCGGATACTTCCTGATCATGTCGACCATCGCCCTCGGTATCGGCATCGTGGTCGGCAATCTGCTGCAGCCGGGTACCGGCCTGAACGTCACCAAGTCGGTCAAAGCCGGTCACGATCTAGCCAACACGGCGCATAGCGCGGGTGGTACCTGGGAGTTCATCCAGGGCATCGTCCCGACGACGCTGTTGTCCTCGCTCACCGCGGGCAACGTGCTGCAGGCACTGTTCGTCGCGCTGCTGGTCGGTTTCGCGGTGCAGGCCATGGGCAAGACGGGGGAGCCGGTGCTGCGCGCGGTGGCGATCATTCAGAAGCTCGTGTTCCGGATCCTGGCGATGATCCTGTGGCTGGCGCCGATCGGCGCGTTCGGCGCGATCGCGAACGTGGTCGGCAAGACCGGGCTCGACGCGGTGGTGAAGCTGGCGACGCTGATGGCCGCGTTCTACCTGACCTGCCTGGTGTTCGTCTTCGGTGTGCTCGGCGTGCTGCTGTGGGCGGTGTCGCGGGTGTCCATCCTCAAGCTGGTCCGCTACTTGGCGCGGGAGTACCTGCTGATCGTCGCGACCTCGTCGTCGGAGTCCGCGCTGCCGCGTCTGATCGCGAAGATGGACCACATGGGAGTGGAGCGCACCACGGTGGGTGTGGTCGTGCCGACCGGGTATTCGTTCAACCTGGACGGCACCGCCATCTACCTGACCATGGCGTCGATCTTCATCGCCGACGCGATGGGCAAACCGCTCGCCCTCGCCGAGCAGGTCGGCCTGCTGCTGTTCATGATCATCGCGTCCAAGGGCGCGGCGGGCGTCACGGGCGCCGGTCTCGCGACGCTGGCAGGCGGGTTGCAGAGTCATCGGCCCGAACTGCTCGACGGTGTCGGTCTGATCGTCGGCATCGACCGCTTCATGTCCGAGGCACGCGCGCTGACCAACTTCTCCGGCAACGCGGTCGCCACGGTGCTGATCGGCACCTGGACCAAGACCATCAACGTGGACCGGGTGAAGGACGTGCTCGATCGCAAGCTGCCCTTCGACGAGCGGACCATGGTCGACGACGACCACGGGACGCCACCGCCGCCGCGGCAACCCGAAACCAAGAACCTGGTTACGGCTTAG